The following coding sequences are from one Selenomonas sputigena ATCC 35185 window:
- a CDS encoding sensor domain-containing diguanylate cyclase — protein sequence MLYKEEDLALCLQEAKDVAASMAHISDLLVTLFASELSVHTMADFERATRKIFPQAKVVGFASECGFANGKMWSGEDDVPDAASAAVTFTFFSSSRVIPLAFDEQSDISVAAQGLVRTISQEKATKAVGLFLAAQVSGITELLGVLSDVDEEIVFFGGLLSDQMNERRITIDLAGHRMSRGFLAIVFVGEELHAKTQISFGWKPFGPEVQITRMADERTIVELDEKPASEFFSHYLGIRHCWESLASVETFPMCLKRNGATLARRLMDIHADGCVYVSADLREGERLRIASGDPIAIISEAQRTHAELCEFSPEAVFIVNCMGHYIMLQQNNVYEYAAISRAVPTHGFYSYAEFFRSKGKFMKTNLMMVSIGFREGEPKEAPIYKPVSPQFGEQTSIIAHLVHFVDAMTKEWESAHSKLVVLAERDALTGLMNRRAMERSFKDILHDALASDIPFAVMMLDMDDFKGINDTFGHAMGDEALVALADILRSSVRSVDIVSRWGGDEFFVILTHADRAAAERVVERIHRGASSLSLLMPDKRSVGLSIGVTLSSAHDTPETVFQRADAALYESKRTAGKNKVIFR from the coding sequence TTGCTTTATAAGGAAGAGGATCTTGCTCTGTGCTTGCAGGAGGCAAAGGATGTTGCCGCCTCCATGGCGCATATTTCCGATCTTCTCGTGACACTTTTTGCCTCGGAGCTTTCTGTTCATACGATGGCGGACTTCGAGCGAGCGACAAGGAAAATTTTCCCACAGGCGAAAGTCGTGGGGTTTGCGTCGGAATGCGGCTTTGCCAACGGCAAGATGTGGAGCGGCGAGGACGATGTGCCCGATGCGGCGAGCGCTGCCGTTACCTTTACCTTTTTCTCCTCTTCGCGCGTCATTCCCTTGGCGTTTGATGAACAGTCCGACATATCGGTTGCGGCGCAGGGACTCGTTCGGACGATCTCGCAGGAAAAGGCTACGAAGGCAGTCGGACTGTTCCTTGCGGCGCAGGTGTCGGGCATTACGGAACTTCTGGGTGTCCTTTCGGATGTGGACGAGGAGATCGTGTTCTTCGGCGGCCTTCTTTCCGATCAGATGAATGAGAGGCGCATCACGATCGATCTCGCGGGGCATAGGATGTCGCGCGGTTTTCTCGCCATCGTCTTTGTCGGTGAGGAGCTTCACGCCAAGACGCAGATTTCGTTCGGCTGGAAGCCCTTCGGCCCTGAGGTGCAGATCACGCGCATGGCGGACGAGCGCACGATCGTTGAGCTCGATGAAAAGCCCGCGAGTGAATTCTTCTCCCACTATCTCGGCATACGCCATTGCTGGGAATCGCTTGCGAGCGTCGAGACCTTCCCCATGTGCCTGAAGCGAAACGGCGCGACGCTGGCACGCCGCCTCATGGACATTCATGCCGACGGCTGCGTCTATGTCAGCGCTGACCTCCGAGAGGGAGAGCGTCTGCGCATCGCGTCGGGCGATCCCATCGCCATCATCAGCGAAGCGCAGAGGACGCATGCGGAGCTTTGCGAATTCTCGCCCGAAGCCGTCTTCATCGTCAACTGCATGGGGCATTACATCATGCTGCAGCAGAACAATGTTTACGAATATGCTGCCATCTCGCGCGCCGTGCCCACGCACGGATTCTATTCCTACGCGGAGTTTTTCCGCAGCAAGGGCAAGTTCATGAAGACGAACCTCATGATGGTCAGCATCGGCTTCCGCGAGGGCGAGCCGAAGGAAGCGCCGATCTACAAGCCCGTGTCGCCGCAGTTCGGCGAGCAGACTTCGATCATCGCCCATCTCGTGCACTTCGTCGATGCCATGACGAAAGAGTGGGAGTCGGCGCACAGCAAGCTCGTCGTCCTCGCCGAGCGCGATGCGCTCACGGGTCTGATGAACCGCCGCGCCATGGAACGCTCTTTCAAGGACATCCTGCACGACGCGCTCGCCTCGGATATTCCGTTTGCCGTCATGATGCTCGACATGGACGACTTCAAGGGCATCAACGATACCTTTGGTCATGCCATGGGCGACGAGGCGCTCGTGGCGCTCGCCGACATCCTGCGCTCGTCTGTGCGCAGCGTGGACATCGTGTCGCGCTGGGGCGGAGACGAGTTCTTCGTCATCCTGACGCATGCCGACCGTGCAGCAGCCGAGCGCGTGGTCGAGCGAATCCATCGCGGCGCGTCTTCCCTCTCCCTACTGATGCCCGACAAAAGATCGGTCGGCTTGAGCATCGGCGTGACCCTCTCAAGTGCGCATGATACGCCGGAAACCGTCTTTCAGCGCGCCGATGCGGCTCTATACGAATCGAAGCGAACGGCGGGTAAGAACAAGGTCATTTTTCGCTGA
- a CDS encoding universal stress protein: protein MLKNILVPIDGSEGSDRAVAEAIKLAEVCEAKLNFLYIANINQLAINACLSDVVLEAVTKAGNVILDRAMQMVPSGIKKEAFSETGSPAVAILDFAEHSGTDLIVMGSRGLGVVKGVLLGSVSQYIVEQAKCPVLVVK from the coding sequence ATGTTGAAGAACATTCTCGTCCCCATTGACGGTTCGGAAGGCTCGGATCGCGCCGTAGCGGAGGCGATCAAGCTCGCGGAGGTTTGCGAGGCGAAGCTGAACTTCCTCTACATCGCGAATATCAACCAGCTCGCGATCAATGCCTGCTTGTCCGACGTGGTGCTTGAAGCGGTCACGAAGGCGGGCAATGTGATTCTCGATCGCGCCATGCAGATGGTGCCGTCGGGCATCAAGAAGGAAGCGTTCTCGGAGACGGGTTCGCCCGCCGTCGCCATCCTCGATTTCGCGGAGCACAGCGGCACGGATCTCATCGTCATGGGAAGCCGCGGCCTCGGTGTTGTCAAGGGCGTGCTTCTCGGCAGCGTGAGCCAGTACATCGTCGAGCAGGCGAAGTGCCCCGTGCTCGTCGTCAAATAA
- a CDS encoding amino acid permease, giving the protein MDLFRRKSIDELQAAAAASGMLKNLAAVDLLMLGIGAVIGTGIFVLTGVAAAKYAGPAVPLSFILSGLTCALAGLAYAEFASIVPASGSAYTYAYASLGEFIAFIVGWNLILEYTVTSSAVAVGWSGYVVGLFASAGLVLPHELVVAPAEGGIFNLPAVLITLFLSFLLVRGTKESVKLNRILVFVKLAAIFLFLVLAAPHVDATNWEPFLPFGYSGVVSGAAIVFFAYIGFDAVATTAEECRNAARDLPVGIIGSLFICTLLYAVVAAVLTGVVPYSMLDTAEPVAFALRHIGYNVGSAIVAVGAICGITTVLLVLLYGQARIFFAMSRDGMVPANVCKIHRRFHTPYRVTILGAIFVSAIAGVFPIGMIAEMANIGTLSAFLIASIGVMVLRKTEPDLKRNFKCPAVWLIAPLAVLSCGYLMANLPLATWHRFGFWILFGLCVYFGYSRAHSVIGRRAAEEAAKEEKR; this is encoded by the coding sequence ATGGATCTCTTTCGCAGGAAAAGCATCGATGAGCTGCAGGCTGCGGCTGCAGCCTCGGGCATGCTCAAGAACCTCGCCGCCGTCGACCTTCTGATGCTTGGCATCGGCGCTGTCATCGGCACGGGCATCTTCGTGCTCACGGGCGTCGCTGCCGCCAAGTACGCAGGGCCTGCCGTGCCGCTTTCGTTCATCCTTTCGGGACTCACGTGTGCGCTCGCGGGTCTCGCCTACGCGGAGTTTGCCTCCATCGTGCCCGCCTCGGGCAGCGCCTACACCTATGCGTATGCGTCCTTGGGTGAGTTCATCGCCTTCATCGTCGGCTGGAATCTCATCCTCGAATACACGGTGACGTCGAGCGCCGTCGCTGTCGGCTGGTCGGGCTACGTCGTCGGACTCTTCGCCTCGGCGGGGCTCGTGCTGCCGCATGAACTCGTCGTCGCGCCCGCAGAAGGCGGCATCTTCAACCTGCCCGCCGTCCTCATCACGCTCTTTTTGTCGTTCCTCCTCGTGCGCGGCACGAAGGAGAGCGTCAAGCTCAATCGCATCCTTGTCTTCGTCAAGCTCGCGGCGATCTTCCTCTTCCTCGTGCTCGCTGCACCGCACGTCGACGCGACGAATTGGGAGCCGTTCCTGCCGTTCGGCTACAGCGGCGTCGTCTCGGGTGCGGCCATCGTCTTCTTCGCCTACATCGGCTTCGATGCCGTCGCGACGACGGCGGAAGAGTGCCGCAATGCCGCAAGGGATCTGCCCGTCGGTATCATCGGCTCGCTCTTTATCTGTACGCTGCTCTACGCTGTCGTCGCCGCCGTCCTCACGGGCGTCGTGCCGTATTCGATGCTCGACACGGCGGAGCCTGTCGCCTTCGCGCTTCGCCACATCGGCTACAACGTCGGCTCTGCCATCGTCGCCGTCGGCGCGATCTGTGGCATCACGACGGTGCTGCTCGTGCTCCTTTACGGCCAGGCGCGCATCTTCTTCGCGATGAGCCGCGATGGCATGGTGCCTGCGAACGTCTGCAAGATCCACCGCCGCTTTCACACGCCGTACCGCGTGACGATCCTCGGCGCGATCTTCGTCTCCGCCATCGCGGGCGTCTTCCCCATCGGCATGATCGCTGAGATGGCGAACATCGGCACGCTCTCCGCCTTCCTCATCGCCTCGATCGGCGTCATGGTGCTCCGAAAGACCGAGCCTGACCTCAAGCGCAATTTCAAATGCCCTGCCGTCTGGCTCATCGCGCCGCTCGCTGTCCTCTCATGCGGTTACCTCATGGCAAATCTGCCGCTCGCCACATGGCATCGCTTCGGCTTCTGGATTCTCTTCGGCCTTTGCGTCTACTTCGGCTACAGCCGCGCCCACAGCGTCATCGGCCGCCGCGCGGCGGAGGAAGCGGCAAAGGAAGAAAAGCGGTAA
- a CDS encoding transcriptional regulator PerR, with protein sequence MVMQEVTTLLREKGFKVTPQRLAVYDVLCHTKAHPTADMIYGELQPTYPTMSLATVYKTLDILSKVGLVQVLNVGEESFRYDANTTSHPHICCVSCGRVDDVYKADAGDLVEQVENETGYAVSGKQLYFYGMCPACRKAAH encoded by the coding sequence ATGGTGATGCAGGAAGTGACGACGCTGCTGCGCGAGAAGGGGTTCAAGGTGACGCCGCAGAGACTGGCCGTTTACGACGTGCTCTGCCATACGAAGGCGCACCCGACGGCGGATATGATCTACGGCGAATTGCAGCCGACGTATCCGACGATGAGCTTGGCGACGGTCTACAAGACGCTCGACATCCTGAGCAAGGTCGGTCTGGTGCAGGTCTTGAACGTCGGCGAGGAGAGCTTCCGCTACGACGCGAACACGACGAGCCATCCGCATATCTGCTGCGTGAGCTGCGGTCGTGTGGACGATGTCTACAAGGCGGATGCGGGCGATCTCGTCGAGCAGGTGGAGAACGAGACGGGCTATGCCGTTTCGGGCAAACAGCTGTATTTCTACGGCATGTGTCCTGCCTGCCGCAAGGCAGCGCATTGA
- a CDS encoding 5-methyltetrahydropteroyltriglutamate--homocysteine S-methyltransferase — MANEKNRPPFRYDIVGSFLRPEALKEKREAFAAGKAAAAELKEAEDAAIRDLVAKEKEVGLKAVTDGEFRRRYWHLDFLAALEGIEEVGAEHWSVAFKGAQPKAATVKIVDKVDFGNHPFLEHFRYLQSLAGDTLAKMTIPSPSMLHLICCVRATDYAPIERYEDEARLFEDIALAYQKAVRAFYEAGCRYLQLDDTSWGEFCDPEKRKAYEARGFDLDKIERAYVTMVNRVLEAKPADMTITMHICRGNFRSTWFSSGGYEPVAEILFGGCHVDGFFLEYDSDRAGGFDPLKHIKDQRVVLGLVTSKTADLENKDDIKKRIEEAAKFVPLDQLCLSPQCGFSSTEEGNILTEDDQWKKLRLIREIAEEVWH, encoded by the coding sequence ATGGCAAATGAAAAAAATCGGCCGCCGTTCCGTTACGATATCGTGGGCAGTTTTCTGCGCCCTGAAGCACTGAAGGAAAAGCGTGAGGCGTTCGCAGCCGGAAAAGCTGCGGCAGCGGAGCTGAAAGAAGCTGAGGATGCGGCGATCCGCGATCTCGTAGCGAAGGAGAAGGAAGTCGGACTCAAGGCGGTGACGGACGGTGAATTCCGCCGTCGCTACTGGCATCTCGACTTTCTCGCCGCCTTGGAGGGCATCGAAGAAGTCGGAGCAGAGCATTGGTCCGTGGCGTTCAAGGGAGCACAGCCGAAGGCGGCGACGGTGAAGATCGTGGACAAGGTGGATTTCGGCAATCATCCGTTCCTTGAACATTTCCGCTATCTGCAGTCTCTTGCGGGCGATACGCTCGCGAAGATGACGATCCCTTCGCCGAGCATGCTGCATCTCATCTGCTGCGTGCGTGCGACGGACTATGCGCCGATCGAGCGCTACGAGGACGAAGCGCGTCTCTTCGAGGACATCGCTCTCGCTTATCAGAAGGCCGTTCGCGCCTTCTACGAGGCAGGCTGCCGCTATCTCCAGCTCGACGACACGTCGTGGGGCGAGTTCTGCGATCCCGAGAAGCGCAAGGCATACGAGGCGCGCGGTTTTGATCTCGACAAGATTGAGCGCGCCTATGTGACGATGGTCAATCGCGTGCTGGAAGCGAAGCCTGCGGACATGACGATCACGATGCACATCTGCCGCGGCAACTTCCGCTCGACCTGGTTCTCCTCGGGCGGCTACGAGCCTGTTGCCGAAATCCTCTTCGGCGGCTGCCATGTCGACGGCTTCTTCCTCGAATACGATTCCGACCGTGCCGGCGGCTTCGATCCCCTGAAGCACATCAAGGATCAGCGTGTCGTGCTCGGCCTCGTGACGTCCAAGACGGCGGATCTTGAGAACAAGGACGACATAAAGAAGCGCATCGAAGAGGCGGCAAAGTTCGTGCCGCTCGATCAGCTCTGCCTCAGCCCGCAGTGCGGCTTCTCTTCGACGGAAGAAGGCAATATCCTGACGGAGGACGATCAGTGGAAGAAACTGCGCCTGATCCGCGAGATCGCTGAAGAGGTATGGCACTGA
- the ilvA gene encoding threonine ammonia-lyase — translation MKKNSPANDISAILQETTIAGVYEAARTLDGVTKKTQLLDSPFFSALSQNDVYLKPENLQNTGSFKVRGAYNKIAHLTDEERAKGVITSSAGNHAQGVALAAQRLGVKAVICMPATTPLLKVEATRSYGAEVVLAGDTFDDAYRRSLELQAEKGYVYVHPFNDRDVLLGQGTTALEIIDELKDVDAILVPIGGGGFASGVAFATKSVRPEVKVIGVEPMGAACMAASFSRGHVSTLPSVETVADGCAVKTPGDLTFAFCRKYLDDIITVSEMEIMSALLFLIEKHKLIAEGAGVLSLAALTRLPFQGKKVVSILSGGNIDISTISALISKSLIARGRIFCFAVQLPDKPGQLLKVAEIVAREHANVIKLVHNQASVTDSFQQVQLEVTVETHNREHIERLTAALEKEGLSVTKIY, via the coding sequence ATGAAGAAGAACTCACCGGCGAACGATATTTCCGCCATCCTGCAGGAAACGACCATTGCCGGCGTATATGAGGCGGCACGCACCCTGGACGGCGTGACGAAGAAAACGCAGCTCCTCGACAGCCCCTTCTTTTCCGCATTGAGCCAAAACGACGTCTATCTGAAGCCCGAGAATCTTCAGAACACCGGCTCATTCAAGGTGCGCGGCGCCTACAACAAGATCGCTCATCTGACGGATGAGGAACGCGCCAAGGGCGTCATCACCTCGTCCGCCGGCAACCACGCGCAGGGCGTCGCGCTCGCCGCCCAGCGACTTGGCGTCAAAGCCGTCATCTGTATGCCCGCCACGACGCCTCTTCTCAAGGTCGAGGCGACGCGCTCCTACGGCGCTGAAGTCGTGCTCGCGGGCGACACCTTCGACGACGCCTACAGGCGCTCACTCGAATTGCAGGCGGAAAAGGGCTATGTCTACGTCCATCCGTTCAACGACCGCGACGTGCTCTTGGGGCAGGGAACGACGGCGCTCGAAATCATCGACGAACTCAAGGACGTAGACGCCATCCTCGTGCCCATCGGCGGCGGCGGCTTCGCCTCGGGTGTAGCTTTCGCGACGAAATCCGTGCGCCCCGAGGTCAAAGTCATCGGCGTCGAGCCTATGGGCGCCGCCTGCATGGCCGCCTCCTTCAGCCGAGGGCACGTCTCGACGCTGCCTTCTGTCGAGACGGTCGCCGACGGATGCGCCGTGAAGACGCCGGGCGATCTGACCTTCGCCTTCTGCCGCAAGTATCTCGACGACATCATCACCGTCTCCGAGATGGAGATCATGAGCGCCCTGCTCTTTCTCATCGAGAAGCACAAGCTCATCGCCGAAGGCGCGGGCGTCCTCTCGCTCGCGGCGCTCACACGGCTGCCCTTCCAAGGCAAGAAGGTCGTGTCCATCCTCTCGGGCGGCAACATCGACATCTCGACCATATCGGCACTCATCAGCAAGTCCCTCATCGCGCGTGGCCGCATCTTCTGCTTCGCCGTGCAGCTGCCCGACAAGCCCGGCCAGCTTCTCAAGGTGGCGGAAATCGTCGCGCGTGAGCACGCCAATGTCATCAAACTCGTCCACAACCAGGCGAGCGTCACCGACAGCTTCCAGCAGGTGCAGCTCGAAGTCACCGTGGAGACGCACAACCGCGAGCATATCGAAAGACTGACCGCCGCCTTGGAAAAAGAAGGTCTGTCCGTCACAAAGATCTATTGA
- a CDS encoding YybH family protein: MTVREGDAAIVEQFVDLYKKTLNDANTALADSIWQTGPKTSMVHPRGEDIGWENIRQHFYIDRLQKLYTERHFEFRDLDIEVYRDTAIAMYTWDFHGKLRSDGTEIEHKGRTSQTYRRTSQEGWKILHAHISGMPIASERQPI; encoded by the coding sequence ATGACAGTTCGTGAAGGAGACGCCGCCATCGTAGAGCAGTTCGTCGATCTCTACAAGAAGACCCTCAATGATGCAAACACGGCGCTTGCAGACAGCATCTGGCAGACGGGGCCGAAGACTTCCATGGTGCACCCGCGCGGGGAGGACATCGGCTGGGAGAACATCCGCCAGCACTTCTACATCGACCGCCTACAGAAGCTCTACACAGAGCGCCACTTCGAGTTCCGCGACCTCGATATCGAGGTCTACCGCGACACGGCGATCGCCATGTACACATGGGACTTCCACGGCAAGCTGCGCTCCGACGGCACGGAAATCGAGCACAAGGGACGCACGAGCCAGACGTACCGCCGCACGTCGCAGGAAGGTTGGAAGATCCTGCACGCTCATATCTCGGGCATGCCGATCGCGAGCGAGCGCCAGCCGATCTGA
- a CDS encoding universal stress protein has product MKDKMKFLVPVDGSLHSKKALEMAVKLAEPVGAHIDILFVSYFERETDGDPDHPSWLPLSVMAKGVSSAEEVLEEARKELPAGLDAESHVVVGMPSRKIVEFAAANGHDLIIMGGRGLSPVTGFLLGSVSQEVMEEAKCAVLIAK; this is encoded by the coding sequence GTGAAGGATAAGATGAAGTTCCTCGTGCCGGTGGACGGCTCGCTGCATTCCAAGAAGGCGTTGGAGATGGCGGTGAAGCTCGCAGAGCCGGTCGGAGCGCATATCGACATCCTCTTCGTGTCCTATTTCGAGAGGGAGACCGACGGCGACCCCGATCATCCGTCGTGGCTTCCTTTGAGCGTGATGGCGAAAGGCGTATCTTCCGCCGAGGAGGTCTTGGAAGAAGCGCGGAAGGAATTGCCCGCGGGCTTGGATGCCGAGAGTCATGTGGTGGTCGGCATGCCGTCCCGCAAGATTGTGGAATTCGCGGCGGCAAACGGGCACGATCTCATCATCATGGGTGGCCGGGGGCTTTCTCCTGTCACAGGTTTCCTGCTGGGCAGCGTGAGCCAGGAGGTCATGGAGGAGGCAAAATGCGCCGTCCTCATTGCCAAATGA
- a CDS encoding HipA domain-containing protein, protein MFDLTHATWRPNRYGGSEKKRTLLFDGKIYMVKFPESPRSKKVFVSYTGNQFSEHIGCQIFQILQIPAQNTFLAKYCEPITNKEKIVVACEDFCQDGSRLLEFSKIGHHDTGSDKTYTTTFEDVYEIIERFDFPVNKLAIKKRFWDMFVVDALIGNVDRHLDNWGLLEDSTGRIEPAPVYDCGSSLAPLTSDEEKAHLLTNDSLLKSNEYNLCSIYRQNGKRVFYHEILKAPPADLHRSILEIVPRIKLAAPRIDALIDATEGMTDISKTYMKKSLAMRLNQMLLPALKKAQERQASEDGESRGFSR, encoded by the coding sequence ATGTTTGATCTTACTCATGCCACATGGCGTCCGAATCGTTATGGTGGTTCAGAGAAAAAGAGGACACTTCTTTTTGATGGGAAAATCTATATGGTAAAATTTCCCGAATCGCCTCGTTCCAAGAAGGTGTTTGTCAGCTACACTGGCAATCAGTTTTCCGAACATATCGGTTGCCAAATCTTTCAAATTTTGCAGATTCCCGCACAAAATACATTCTTAGCAAAATATTGCGAACCCATCACCAACAAAGAAAAAATCGTCGTTGCTTGTGAAGATTTTTGTCAGGACGGCAGTCGCCTTTTGGAGTTCAGTAAGATTGGGCATCACGATACGGGAAGCGACAAGACATATACTACAACATTTGAGGATGTTTACGAAATCATTGAGCGTTTCGATTTTCCCGTGAACAAGCTCGCCATAAAAAAACGTTTTTGGGACATGTTTGTTGTTGATGCCTTAATCGGGAATGTTGATCGCCATTTGGATAACTGGGGATTACTGGAAGATTCAACGGGCAGAATAGAGCCTGCACCGGTATATGACTGCGGATCCTCTTTAGCGCCGTTGACATCAGACGAGGAAAAAGCTCATTTGCTTACGAATGATAGCTTGCTCAAATCTAACGAGTATAACCTTTGCTCAATTTATCGCCAGAATGGGAAGAGAGTATTCTACCATGAAATCTTGAAAGCGCCTCCGGCTGACCTGCATCGGTCGATTTTGGAGATCGTCCCAAGAATCAAGCTCGCGGCACCGCGCATTGACGCGCTGATTGATGCGACGGAGGGAATGACCGACATTTCCAAAACCTACATGAAGAAATCCCTCGCCATGCGCCTGAATCAGATGCTGCTTCCGGCATTGAAGAAAGCGCAGGAGCGGCAGGCTAGCGAGGATGGGGAAAGCCGCGGCTTCAGCCGTTGA
- a CDS encoding HipA domain-containing protein — protein MVDLTHVKWLPNRFGGSESKWTMLYDDKLYMVKFPDPNRAPKQTSLPYINNHFSEYVGCHIFQMLGIPAQNTFLGRATPPNSEKEKLVVACEVFSPSSEGILIEFSKFFLHETDSQKRNKTTIDDVMYIIDTDVTIKNKLSMRKFFWEMFVVDAFIGNTDRHLDNWGVTASPDGKISPAPVYDCGSALSPLESDQQKKRLLEDPTSFKNVEYNICSVYRHHGKRVFYHEILKTPPDDLHRSILEIVPRIKFAAPRIDALIDATEGMTDISKTYMKKSLAMRRNQMLLPALKKAQERQAREDGESRGFSR, from the coding sequence ATGGTTGATTTGACGCATGTGAAATGGCTGCCGAATCGCTTCGGAGGTTCGGAGAGCAAGTGGACGATGCTGTACGACGACAAGCTCTATATGGTAAAGTTTCCCGATCCCAATCGAGCGCCGAAACAAACATCGCTGCCCTACATCAACAATCATTTCTCGGAATATGTCGGCTGCCATATCTTTCAAATGCTGGGGATTCCGGCACAAAACACGTTCTTGGGGCGTGCCACTCCGCCGAACAGCGAAAAAGAAAAGCTTGTCGTGGCGTGCGAGGTCTTTTCCCCGAGCAGCGAAGGTATTCTCATCGAGTTCAGCAAGTTCTTTTTGCATGAGACGGACAGCCAAAAGCGGAACAAGACTACGATCGATGATGTCATGTATATCATCGATACCGATGTGACGATCAAGAACAAGCTGAGTATGAGGAAATTTTTCTGGGAAATGTTTGTGGTGGATGCTTTTATTGGCAATACGGATCGCCATTTGGATAATTGGGGCGTGACAGCGTCGCCCGATGGGAAAATATCTCCTGCGCCTGTATATGATTGCGGTTCAGCACTTTCGCCACTGGAATCCGATCAGCAAAAAAAGAGACTTTTGGAAGATCCTACAAGCTTCAAAAATGTCGAGTACAATATATGCTCTGTCTATCGCCATCATGGAAAGCGAGTTTTTTACCACGAAATCTTGAAAACGCCTCCGGATGACCTGCATCGATCGATTTTGGAGATCGTTCCAAGAATCAAGTTCGCCGCGCCTCGCATCGATGCGCTGATTGACGCGACAGAAGGAATGACCGATATTTCCAAAACCTATATGAAGAAATCCCTCGCCATGCGCCGGAATCAGATGCTGCTTCCGGCATTAAAGAAAGCGCAGGAGCGTCAGGCTCGCGAGGATGGGGAAAGCCGCGGCTTCAGCCGCTGA
- a CDS encoding GGDEF domain-containing protein has product MEPRDIPQPMPQGARPDEKGREAMCREAILRVFLEKTNMIAYRYEVAKDETTLWQATPGEEMKEVRTENFYDYFTHEVLADADQSEDVLTRLTDACRRIRDDVVEYRVKTQDGSPLWRRTSYRSLAAEDGQVYAVVGLMEDLHDTTHMMERQEAQLKRDPQTRLFDREGLELLVNHQLMELSRGEKGVLFIVGIDDYEGLCEMLGESSCNGYIGTLSDSVRADFRGVDVFGRVKKDEVAVFISGRISIDIIEKRAQRILDLFLRVQPQDYATVSFSMGISVTGLPAETFDHMVEEAEEAMLSARRFGPNRCRMYDEIKG; this is encoded by the coding sequence GTGGAGCCCCGGGATATTCCTCAGCCGATGCCGCAAGGAGCGAGGCCGGATGAAAAGGGGCGGGAGGCAATGTGCCGAGAGGCAATACTGCGCGTGTTCCTGGAAAAGACGAACATGATTGCGTACCGCTACGAGGTGGCGAAAGACGAGACGACGCTTTGGCAGGCGACTCCGGGCGAAGAGATGAAGGAAGTGCGCACGGAGAACTTCTACGACTATTTTACCCATGAGGTTCTCGCGGACGCCGACCAGAGCGAGGACGTGCTCACACGCTTGACGGACGCCTGTCGGAGGATTCGCGACGATGTCGTCGAATATCGGGTCAAGACGCAGGACGGCAGTCCGCTTTGGCGGCGCACGTCGTATCGCAGCCTGGCGGCAGAGGACGGACAGGTCTATGCAGTCGTTGGGCTTATGGAAGACCTGCACGATACTACGCACATGATGGAGCGGCAGGAAGCGCAGCTGAAGCGCGACCCGCAGACGAGGCTCTTCGACCGCGAGGGGTTGGAGCTTCTTGTCAACCATCAGCTCATGGAACTCTCGCGCGGCGAGAAGGGCGTGCTCTTCATCGTTGGTATCGACGACTATGAGGGGCTTTGTGAAATGTTGGGCGAGTCGTCATGCAACGGTTACATCGGCACGCTTTCGGACTCCGTTCGTGCCGATTTTCGCGGTGTTGATGTCTTCGGGCGCGTCAAAAAAGACGAGGTCGCCGTGTTCATCTCGGGGCGCATCTCCATCGACATCATCGAAAAGCGCGCGCAGCGCATCCTCGATCTCTTCCTGCGCGTGCAGCCGCAGGACTATGCGACGGTGTCGTTCAGCATGGGCATATCGGTCACGGGATTGCCCGCAGAGACGTTTGATCACATGGTCGAGGAGGCGGAGGAAGCCATGCTGTCGGCGCGCAGGTTCGGACCGAACCGCTGCCGCATGTACGATGAGATCAAGGGATGA